Genomic window (Methanomassiliicoccales archaeon):
TGACACGATCGCCAGCGAACTGGGCGTTCTGAGTCCCCATGTCCGGCTGATCACAAATTTCAAGAAAGTGCCCGCGGGCACAGACGGAGGGGTTTCAGTCTATGGCACGTTCTGGGCCATCATGGCATCGGTCTTCGTTTCACTGGCCGGCTGGGTGGTCCTTTTCCCGGAGACGGCCATCGACGGAAGGGTGTTCGTGCCGATCGTCATGGGCGTCTTCGGATGTATGGTCGATTCGGTCATCGGGGCCACGTTCGAGACCTGGAAGATGGTGGACAAGCTAGGCAACAATGTCTCATCCATGGCCATCGGAACGGTCGTCGGGGTCTTGCTCCTCCAGTTCTTCTAAAGGTGGGCCATTGATTATCTATCCGGTACCGCGATGTCCGATATGCAGGAGAGGTTTAGATTGCAGCTAGAGGTCAGGCCAGGCGTGCTCTATTTCCTCAAGGGAAAGGAGGAAGGTCGGGTTCGTGAGGTGGTAACTGGCCTAAGATCGGCAGGTTACCGTGTGCTTGTGGTCTCGTCCCGGGATCCGGCGACCGTGAAGAATGACATGGAGACCCCAACCGATTGCATCCTGACCCTCACCGAATCGGTAGGACAGCACTCGGTCGACCCACAGAACCTGATGGTCCTTACGGACACCATCATCAAGTTCATCGAACAGGAAAAGCCATCAGCG
Coding sequences:
- a CDS encoding DUF835 domain-containing protein, coding for MQERFRLQLEVRPGVLYFLKGKEEGRVREVVTGLRSAGYRVLVVSSRDPATVKNDMETPTDCILTLTESVGQHSVDPQNLMVLTDTIIKFIEQEKPSAFLIEDLGLLKQKNEFPKVLRMIEFVYESLALNRAIGLTLIDPQHWDEREMAFLGKEGKIVEEKDRLDIRSLRPHTAKNTLSQNV